A DNA window from Sediminitomix flava contains the following coding sequences:
- a CDS encoding L-threonylcarbamoyladenylate synthase, translating to MKGKDIQYAKACLERGELVGLPTETVYGLAGNALNPKAVASIFETKKRPAFDPLIVHCDSIEKVKDYVQEIPAEAMLLAEKFWPGPLTMVLPRKPIIHDLVTSGLDTVAVRVPNHPLSLALLKEIDFPVAAPSANLFGFVSPTTAEHVESGLGDKIGYVLDGGACSVGIESTIVGFIQGKPTVLRKGGISIEQIEAVIGPVEVKSHSSSQPEAPGMLKKHYSPGIEMIIGDIVENIAKYKDLKVATLSFKDTFEEIPNDLQFVLSSNGNLDEAAQNLFKMLRELGELDIDLILAELLPEEGLGVGINDRLRRAAAK from the coding sequence GTGAAAGGAAAAGATATACAATACGCAAAGGCGTGTTTGGAAAGAGGTGAACTAGTGGGCTTACCCACAGAAACAGTTTATGGGCTAGCTGGTAATGCTCTAAATCCAAAGGCTGTAGCTTCTATATTTGAGACTAAAAAGCGACCTGCTTTTGACCCTTTGATTGTCCATTGCGACAGCATTGAGAAGGTTAAGGATTATGTTCAGGAAATTCCAGCTGAAGCAATGCTTCTCGCTGAGAAATTTTGGCCAGGGCCACTTACGATGGTGTTACCACGAAAGCCAATCATTCATGATCTTGTGACATCCGGTCTAGATACAGTAGCTGTCAGAGTTCCCAATCACCCTTTGAGTTTGGCTTTGCTAAAAGAAATTGATTTTCCAGTAGCAGCACCGAGTGCAAATCTTTTCGGTTTTGTCAGTCCAACCACAGCAGAGCATGTAGAGTCAGGACTTGGCGATAAGATTGGTTATGTGCTAGATGGAGGAGCTTGTTCAGTGGGTATTGAATCGACTATTGTTGGTTTTATTCAAGGAAAACCTACTGTTCTAAGAAAAGGCGGAATCAGTATTGAGCAGATTGAAGCTGTAATTGGTCCCGTAGAGGTTAAGTCTCATTCTTCGTCACAGCCTGAAGCTCCAGGAATGCTTAAAAAACATTATTCACCAGGTATTGAAATGATTATTGGTGATATTGTGGAAAATATAGCAAAGTATAAAGACTTAAAGGTAGCTACGCTTTCGTTCAAAGATACTTTTGAAGAGATTCCAAATGATTTACAGTTTGTTTTATCCTCTAATGGCAATTTAGATGAAGCTGCTCAGAACTTATTTAAAATGCTAAGGGAATTGGGTGAACTGGATATCGATCTGATTTTGGCAGAACTACTTCCTGAAGAAGGTTTAGGTGTTGGAATTAATGATCGATTAAGGAGAGCCGCAGCAAAATAA